One segment of Toxotes jaculatrix isolate fToxJac2 chromosome 8, fToxJac2.pri, whole genome shotgun sequence DNA contains the following:
- the mrpl13 gene encoding 39S ribosomal protein L13, mitochondrial — MSSFSRSAQQWATFARSWFLIDARMQPPGKIASMCSVRLQGKHKPIYHSMSDCGDHVVIINTKHIAFSGNKWEQKVYSSHTGYPGGFKQVTAAQLHQKDPKAIVKLAIYGMLPKNLHRRTMMQRLHIFADDELPEDIRVNLTEELPQPREIPRKLSEYTQEEIDAFPRLWTPPEDYKME; from the exons ATGTCAAGTTTCTCCAGATCTGCCCAG CAATGGGCAACCTTTGCCCGCTCCTGGTTCTTAATTGATGCCCGGATGCAGCCTCCAGGGAAGATCGCAAGCATGTGTTCTGTTAGGTTACAGGGGAAACACAAACCTATCTACCATTCGATGA GTGACTGTGGTGACCATGTAGTAATAATAAACACCAAACACATAGCTTTCTCTGGGAACAAATGGGAGCAGAAAGTCTACTCATCACACACTGG gtaTCCAGGTGGATTCAAACAAGTCACAGCTGCCCAGCTGCATCAAAAAGACCCAAAAGCT ATTGTGAAGCTGGCAATTTACGGCATGCTGCCTAAGAATCTACACCGGCGCACCATGATGCAGCGATTACATATCTTTGCTGATGAC GAGCTGCCAGAGGACATCCGAGTCAACCTGACGGAGGAGCTGCCTCAGCCCAGAGAGATCCCCAGGAAACTCAGCGAGTACACCCAGGAGGAGATAGACGCCTTCCCCAGGCTGTGGACACC
- the dscc1 gene encoding sister chromatid cohesion protein DCC1 produces MRTLEEVQATLQIAKLKEEDLQKTIHCLTFGENVSSADYCLMELDDTLCKHIEAGQSLVIRGDKDEHAVLCSGDKTYDLKIADTSNLLLFVPGCRTPDQLSNSQDSSQVVHAQIWGFCNSYWELRRQRPKLKKLTKLLLENPYEGPALGGQEENTENRYTMEDLLERIQASEEEIKTHLETIHACQIDGYWRVLDFDYEMKLLGHVTQLVDSESWSFNEVPLQTSLEELAPLEPKEMIEHCLNCYGKRYTENDEVFYTLHEDKVCRGIALMLLQNAVKFNLKEFQEVWQQSVPDGMNTSLDQLKSVALVDRMSRPETICLLRVEDLPEDTLERFNHLFILREKWTEEDITPYIQDLCGEKQTTGALLTKYARSSMQNGIKVFNSRRPVAT; encoded by the exons ATGAGAACTTTAGAGGAGGTTCAGGCCACACTGCAGATCGCCAAACTGAAAGAGGAGGATCTACAGAAAACAATCCACTGTCTGACATTTGGGGAAAATGTTTCATCTGCAGATTACTGCCTGATGGAGCTGGACGACACACTGTGCAAACATATAGAAGCTGGTCAAAG tCTGGTGATTCGGGGAGATAAAGATGAGCATGCAGTGCTTTGTAGTGGTGACAAAACCTATGATCTTAAAATAGCGGATACTtcaaacctgctgctgtttgtaccAGGATGCAGAACACCAGACCAACTTAGTAACAGCCAGGACAGCTCTCAGGTGGTGCACGCTCAG ATCTGGGGATTTTGCAACAGCTACTGGGAACTGAGGAGACAGCGTCCTAAACTGAAGAAACTGACTAAGCTTTTACTGGAGAACCCTTATGAAGGACCTGCTTTAGGAGGGCAGGaggagaacacagagaacagg TATACAATGGAGGATCTGTTGGAGAGGATCCAGGCCAGTGAAGAGGAGATAAAGACCCATTTAGAGACCATCCATGCCTGTCAGATAGATG gCTATTGGCGCGTGCTGGACTTTGACTATGAGATGAAATTGCTCGGCCATGTGACTCAGCTGGTGGATTCAGAGTCGTGGTCCTTCAACGAGGTTCCCCTTCAAACGAGTCTGGAAGAGTTAGCCCCACTGGAGCCCAA AGAGATGATCGAGCACTGTTTGAACTGCTATGGGAAACGTTATACTGAAAACg ATGAAGTGTTTTACACATTACACGAGGATAAAGTCTGTCGGGGCATAGCGCTAATGCTGCTGCAGAACGCTGTCAAGTTCAATCTGAAGGAGTTTCAGGAGGTCTGGCAGCAGAGTGTCCCAGATGGCATGAACACAAGCCTGGACCAGCTAAAG AGTGTTGCCCTGGTGGACCGCATGTCCCGTCCAGAGACCATCTGCCTGCTGCGGGTGGAGGATCTCCCAGAGGACACACTGGAGCGCTTCAACCACCTCTTCATACTCAGAGAGAAATGGACAGAAGAGGACATCACGCCATACATACA AGATCTGTGTGGAGAGAAACAGACCACCGGAGCCCTCTTGACCAAATATGCTCGATCTTCAATGCAAAATGGGATCAAGGTATTCAACTCCAGAAGGCCCGTGGCTACATGA